One Candidatus Woesearchaeota archaeon DNA window includes the following coding sequences:
- the amrS gene encoding AmmeMemoRadiSam system radical SAM enzyme: MATTTAPAENPLAGKKATLYEPFEKGVPGTVRCKACAQRCIIQPSKRGVCAIRENRNGTLYLTTYGKAVGLHPDPIEKKPLFHFLPGTRALSFGTVGCNFRCAFCQNHDMSQASKDGIFFGEDAQPEAIVALAKKLGCHSIAYTYNEPAIFIEYAHDTARAAKRAGLHNVFVSNGYETAESFEYIKPYLDAINIDLKAFNDDFYRRLCGARLAPVLESIKRVAATTVWVEITTLIIPGENDQEEELRRIAGFIAGIGKHIPWHISRFFPHYRMQQTPPTPLETLERAYHIGKEAGLHYVYVGNVHDPAKQHTYCPRCGELLIERDGMDATTVHLTKPVCPSCKETIHVILP; this comes from the coding sequence ATGGCAACCACCACCGCACCCGCAGAAAACCCTCTTGCTGGAAAAAAGGCAACGCTCTACGAACCCTTCGAAAAAGGAGTTCCCGGCACGGTACGATGCAAGGCCTGCGCTCAACGCTGCATCATCCAACCAAGCAAACGAGGAGTTTGCGCCATTCGGGAAAACAGGAACGGCACCCTCTACCTCACCACGTACGGCAAGGCAGTAGGACTCCACCCCGACCCCATTGAGAAAAAACCACTCTTCCACTTCCTCCCAGGAACCCGGGCCCTCAGCTTCGGCACGGTCGGGTGCAACTTTCGCTGCGCGTTCTGCCAAAACCACGATATGAGCCAGGCTAGCAAAGACGGCATCTTCTTCGGAGAAGACGCCCAGCCGGAAGCCATCGTCGCCCTTGCAAAAAAACTCGGCTGCCACAGCATCGCCTACACGTACAACGAACCAGCGATCTTCATCGAATACGCTCACGACACCGCCCGCGCAGCGAAGCGAGCAGGCCTGCATAACGTCTTTGTTAGCAACGGCTACGAAACAGCAGAATCCTTCGAGTACATCAAGCCCTACCTTGACGCTATCAACATCGACCTCAAAGCATTCAACGATGACTTTTACCGGCGGCTCTGCGGTGCCCGCCTCGCGCCCGTTCTCGAAAGCATCAAACGCGTAGCCGCTACGACGGTGTGGGTGGAAATCACCACGCTCATCATCCCGGGAGAAAACGATCAGGAAGAAGAGCTTCGGCGCATTGCTGGCTTCATTGCAGGGATTGGCAAGCACATACCTTGGCACATTAGCAGGTTCTTCCCCCACTACCGCATGCAACAGACGCCACCAACCCCTCTTGAGACGCTGGAGCGAGCGTATCACATCGGTAAAGAAGCAGGACTTCACTACGTTTACGTCGGCAACGTCCACGACCCTGCCAAGCAACACACGTACTGCCCTCGCTGCGGCGAACTCCTTATCGAACGAGACGGCATGGACGCTACAACCGTCCACCTCACCAAGCCAGTCTGCCCTTCCTGCAAAGAAACCATCCACGTCATCCTCCCCTAA
- the amrA gene encoding AmmeMemoRadiSam system protein A translates to MKEKPSTPPEHPSALPDELTQEEKRWLLTLARTTITNVCKGEPAPRPSNPPQKTTLPGASFVTLTKNGTLRGCIGTLHPYRPLFEDVAANAAAAATLDPRFPPVTPEELDDVTIEISLLTTPQPLAFSSPDELLSILEKEKPGVILSDKGRSATFLPQVWEQLPQPEAFLAHLCLKAGLPPDDWRTSKTVHVKTYHVQKWGEHPSFIRHQQQRRGTTSRHDRGSR, encoded by the coding sequence ATGAAAGAAAAACCATCAACCCCTCCAGAACACCCATCCGCACTTCCGGACGAGCTGACGCAAGAAGAAAAGCGCTGGCTCCTCACCTTGGCCAGAACAACCATCACGAACGTGTGCAAAGGAGAGCCCGCCCCGCGCCCATCGAACCCTCCTCAAAAAACCACCCTTCCCGGAGCAAGCTTCGTCACACTCACCAAGAACGGAACGCTCCGCGGATGCATTGGCACGCTTCATCCCTACCGCCCCCTCTTCGAAGACGTCGCAGCCAACGCAGCAGCCGCGGCAACCCTTGATCCCCGCTTCCCCCCCGTCACGCCAGAAGAACTCGATGATGTAACTATTGAGATTTCTCTCTTAACCACCCCACAACCCCTCGCGTTTTCATCGCCTGACGAGCTGCTCAGCATACTCGAAAAAGAGAAGCCTGGCGTCATCCTCTCAGATAAGGGCAGGAGCGCCACGTTTCTCCCGCAAGTGTGGGAGCAGCTCCCCCAACCTGAAGCATTCCTCGCTCACCTCTGCCTCAAGGCAGGGCTCCCCCCTGACGATTGGAGGACAAGCAAGACGGTACACGTAAAAACGTACCACGTCCAGAAATGGGGTGAACACCCTTCGTTCATCCGCCACCAACAACAACGCCGAGGCACGACGTCGAGACACGACCGCGGTTCACGCTAA
- the amrB gene encoding AmmeMemoRadiSam system protein B, with translation MFYPASEAALREVVVSLLKRAKTKDRAERGVVVPHAGYVFSGPFAAEGFSALRDALCSKKDVAVILLGPSHYVPFRGVAADVHDQWRTPLGVVEVERASGLAALEQEGLLARLPEAFVREHSLEVQVPFLQAINPTVRILPLLVGEVDEDAARRVAQALRRAYPSSLWVISSDWSHYLPEDVARRRDERAIKLVEALAVDRFGEVDACGRHPLLVLAQRCREEGCKPRLLAYGTSADSSGDTSAVVGYAALAF, from the coding sequence ATGTTTTATCCCGCGTCTGAAGCTGCTTTGAGAGAAGTGGTGGTTTCGCTTTTGAAGCGGGCAAAGACCAAAGACCGTGCTGAGCGGGGGGTTGTCGTTCCTCACGCAGGGTATGTTTTTTCCGGTCCTTTCGCAGCGGAGGGGTTTTCTGCACTCAGGGACGCTTTGTGCTCGAAAAAAGACGTGGCGGTCATCTTGCTCGGGCCGAGTCATTACGTTCCCTTCAGAGGCGTGGCGGCAGATGTGCATGATCAGTGGCGCACGCCGCTCGGTGTGGTGGAGGTGGAAAGGGCGAGCGGTCTTGCAGCGCTTGAGCAGGAAGGTTTGCTTGCCCGCTTGCCAGAAGCATTTGTTCGGGAGCACTCACTTGAAGTGCAAGTGCCGTTCCTGCAAGCAATCAATCCAACGGTGCGCATCCTTCCCCTCTTGGTCGGCGAAGTCGATGAGGATGCTGCCCGGCGCGTTGCTCAGGCATTGAGGCGCGCCTATCCTTCTTCACTATGGGTGATTAGTTCAGATTGGAGCCATTACCTTCCTGAGGACGTCGCGAGGAGGCGTGACGAGCGTGCTATCAAGCTCGTGGAAGCGCTGGCCGTGGATCGTTTTGGCGAGGTTGATGCGTGTGGCAGGCATCCCCTTCTCGTGTTGGCTCAGCGTTGCAGGGAGGAGGGGTGCAAGCCGAGGCTGCTCGCGTACGGGACGAGCGCTGACTCGTCAGGTGATACGAGTGCCGTGGTTGGGTACGCCGCGCTCGCCTTTTAG
- a CDS encoding ATPase, whose translation MVVHVRKYSGEVEAFSPGKLRRSLARAGATSEVADRVIAAVEKKLYEGISTKEIYRLAMRLLKKVDFPLAAKYDLKRGLMRLGPAGYAFEKYVAHILAHHGFSVETNKTVKGTCVEHEVDVVAEKKGEVYLVECKHHEKPWSMCRIQTALYVKARFDDVRHVFSKVLLVTNTKFSLQAIAYAKCAGVELLGWRYPPRASLEALIDKKQLWPISILSTLGRKEVSACIDEGLLLLRDVRLLGVDELKKRLKISKGLARKMLHEVSEILQSSEHTS comes from the coding sequence ATGGTAGTGCATGTACGAAAGTACTCTGGCGAAGTTGAAGCATTCTCCCCCGGCAAGTTGCGAAGAAGCCTTGCAAGGGCCGGAGCGACAAGCGAGGTTGCTGACCGTGTGATCGCGGCCGTGGAGAAAAAGCTCTATGAAGGAATTTCCACAAAGGAGATTTACCGCCTTGCCATGCGCCTGCTCAAAAAGGTGGACTTTCCTCTCGCGGCGAAGTACGACTTGAAGCGAGGCCTCATGCGGCTCGGACCGGCAGGGTACGCGTTTGAAAAGTACGTTGCACACATCCTCGCGCACCACGGATTTTCCGTTGAGACGAACAAAACGGTGAAAGGAACGTGCGTGGAGCACGAGGTCGACGTTGTCGCAGAGAAAAAAGGAGAGGTGTACCTTGTCGAGTGCAAGCATCACGAAAAGCCGTGGTCCATGTGCAGAATTCAAACAGCGCTTTACGTGAAGGCAAGGTTCGATGATGTACGACACGTTTTTTCTAAGGTCTTGCTCGTGACGAACACAAAGTTTTCTTTGCAAGCGATTGCGTATGCGAAATGCGCAGGAGTGGAGCTCTTGGGGTGGCGCTACCCGCCTCGTGCAAGCTTGGAGGCGCTCATTGACAAAAAGCAGCTCTGGCCAATAAGCATATTGTCAACGCTTGGGAGAAAGGAAGTTTCGGCGTGCATTGATGAAGGGCTCTTGCTCTTGCGAGATGTTCGCCTGCTCGGGGTCGACGAGCTCAAGAAACGCTTGAAGATTTCAAAGGGGTTGGCAAGAAAAATGCTTCACGAAGTAAGCGAGATCTTGCAGTCTTCAGAACACACCTCCTAG
- a CDS encoding diphthine--ammonia ligase: MIAKKNTKKRARHAPTPFLNPCDFLIFLQTQKKTMCGIIGAFNHEDATTIITAGLELIKHRGRDGCGLYDGTTLQHAHTPNDITPSPSPNQVAHVLHSIVGHASQPLLSENACLVANCEIYNWKTLCKEEHITAKNDAHLLLALLDKYGIEQTLTRIRGVYAFCYWKQDEAWLARDIIGIKPLWYANTPQGFCFASEKKALPPGARELCPRTLLRYRLATKTLDETTRPFFTIQEREHDLNAAAKTLSTLIETAVRIRIPEKKTGILFSGGLDSSLIAFLLKRSGVNCACYTVTTSQRSPVVARAKKAACLLGLDLNLITINKEDIARNLPAILGLIEDSNPVKASVAITTFFASKKAARDGNKVIFSGAGADELFAGYTRIKKERNTINKDCYSELLKTYEKNTYRDDVITMHHCLELRTPYLDTDIATYAFNLHPSLKADTTGEDKIVLRRAAHLLGLPAELCSTPKKATQYDSGTTKALTTLAKEARTTQAGFLQRIRPAPNPRLAILLSGGKDSLYAAFIMQRMNYPLTCAVILESANKDSFMFHTPNISLAKLQAESMNLPVVLQPTSGTKEEELNDLHAALKRARDQHSVEGIVTGAIASNYQRDRIEAVADRLGLKTFSPLWHTNQEQELRDLLNAGFTIILSSIAADGLDKTWLGRELTTADVDALAKLHAKNRINIAGEGGEFESLVTDCPLFTKTLRIEQARTEMENEHTGRLIITRAVLKPKNPSSEHLPLRHADTH; this comes from the coding sequence TTGATTGCGAAAAAGAACACAAAAAAACGAGCTCGCCACGCGCCAACGCCATTTTTAAACCCTTGCGACTTTCTCATCTTCCTTCAAACCCAAAAAAAAACCATGTGCGGCATCATAGGAGCATTCAACCACGAAGACGCAACCACCATCATCACTGCCGGCCTCGAACTCATCAAACATCGCGGCAGAGACGGATGCGGACTCTACGATGGAACAACACTCCAACACGCGCACACGCCAAACGACATCACCCCCTCACCCAGCCCTAACCAAGTCGCCCACGTCCTTCACAGCATCGTCGGCCACGCGTCGCAACCCCTCCTCTCAGAGAACGCCTGCCTCGTTGCGAACTGCGAAATTTACAACTGGAAAACACTCTGCAAGGAAGAGCACATCACCGCTAAAAACGACGCACACCTCCTCCTTGCTCTGCTGGACAAGTACGGCATTGAACAAACACTCACACGTATTAGAGGCGTCTACGCATTCTGCTACTGGAAACAAGACGAAGCATGGCTTGCCAGAGACATCATCGGCATAAAACCACTCTGGTACGCCAACACGCCTCAAGGATTCTGCTTCGCCTCAGAAAAAAAAGCCCTTCCTCCCGGCGCAAGAGAGCTGTGCCCGCGAACACTCCTCCGCTACCGCCTCGCCACAAAGACCCTCGACGAAACAACCCGGCCATTCTTCACCATTCAAGAACGAGAACACGACCTGAACGCAGCAGCAAAAACACTCTCCACACTTATCGAAACAGCAGTGCGCATTCGCATCCCGGAAAAAAAAACAGGCATCCTCTTCAGCGGGGGGTTAGACTCCAGCCTCATCGCCTTCCTCCTCAAGCGCTCGGGCGTCAATTGCGCGTGCTACACCGTCACGACAAGCCAGCGCAGCCCTGTCGTGGCGCGGGCAAAAAAAGCAGCCTGCCTCCTCGGACTCGACCTCAACCTCATCACCATCAACAAAGAAGACATCGCAAGAAACCTCCCCGCCATCCTCGGACTCATCGAGGACTCCAACCCGGTCAAAGCAAGCGTCGCCATCACCACGTTCTTCGCGAGCAAAAAAGCAGCACGCGACGGCAACAAAGTCATTTTCAGCGGCGCCGGCGCTGACGAACTCTTTGCCGGCTACACACGCATAAAAAAAGAACGTAACACCATCAACAAGGACTGCTACTCTGAACTGCTGAAGACCTACGAGAAAAACACATACCGCGACGACGTGATCACCATGCACCACTGCCTCGAACTGCGAACACCCTACCTCGACACGGACATCGCCACGTACGCTTTCAACCTCCACCCCAGCCTCAAAGCCGACACCACAGGAGAGGACAAAATCGTCCTTCGACGAGCAGCACACCTCCTCGGACTCCCTGCCGAGCTCTGCTCAACACCCAAAAAAGCAACGCAGTACGACAGCGGCACGACCAAGGCACTCACCACGCTCGCAAAGGAAGCTCGCACAACACAAGCAGGCTTCCTCCAACGCATACGCCCCGCCCCCAACCCCCGCCTCGCCATCCTCCTGAGCGGAGGAAAAGACAGCCTCTACGCTGCCTTCATCATGCAACGCATGAACTACCCCCTCACGTGCGCAGTCATCCTCGAGAGCGCCAATAAAGACTCGTTCATGTTCCACACCCCCAACATCTCCCTCGCAAAACTCCAAGCAGAATCCATGAACCTCCCCGTCGTTCTCCAACCAACCAGCGGGACCAAAGAAGAAGAACTCAACGACCTGCACGCCGCCCTCAAACGCGCACGCGACCAGCACAGCGTGGAAGGCATCGTTACCGGCGCCATTGCGAGCAACTATCAACGAGACAGAATCGAAGCAGTCGCTGACCGGCTCGGACTCAAAACGTTCTCGCCACTCTGGCACACCAACCAAGAACAGGAGCTGCGAGACCTCCTCAACGCAGGATTCACCATCATCCTCTCCAGCATTGCAGCAGACGGCCTGGACAAAACGTGGCTCGGCAGAGAACTCACCACTGCCGATGTAGACGCGCTCGCAAAGCTCCACGCAAAAAACCGCATCAACATCGCCGGGGAAGGAGGCGAGTTTGAAAGCCTCGTCACGGACTGCCCCCTCTTCACCAAAACACTCCGTATCGAGCAAGCCCGCACGGAAATGGAGAACGAACACACAGGGAGACTTATTATCACGCGCGCCGTCCTCAAACCCAAAAACCCCTCCTCAGAACACCTCCCCCTCCGTCACGCAGACACCCATTAG
- a CDS encoding NAD(P)H-hydrate epimerase: MARAFRKGVFARKKHLKVAVHFFLVVAVLFPKGNVPFASRQQLADLDRLMVERFNIGVASMMELAGFHVAEFIRLSFPRRRRVAVLVGRGNNGGDGLVAARHLYNKGFFPSVALVRDELGGLPGVHVSAARRVGIPCASGVLAARKVCEEADVVLDALLGYNLRGAPRPPFDAFIEEANRARKRGVPVVACDVPSGVDGDRGPVFSPFVTASHVVFLALPRKGCVSLGAQLFVADIGVPKALYSLIGVEERNYFAQGSILRIENRV, encoded by the coding sequence GTGGCACGTGCTTTTCGGAAGGGGGTTTTTGCGAGAAAGAAGCATTTAAAAGTCGCGGTTCATTTTTTTCTTGTCGTGGCTGTGTTGTTTCCAAAAGGGAATGTGCCGTTCGCGTCGAGGCAGCAGTTGGCCGACTTGGATCGCTTGATGGTTGAGCGCTTTAACATCGGTGTTGCTTCTATGATGGAGCTTGCAGGTTTTCACGTGGCCGAGTTTATTCGGTTGAGTTTTCCTCGGCGGCGTCGCGTTGCGGTGCTGGTGGGGAGGGGCAATAATGGCGGAGACGGTCTTGTCGCGGCGAGGCATTTGTATAACAAAGGGTTTTTTCCGAGCGTGGCCTTGGTACGTGATGAGCTCGGCGGCCTTCCCGGCGTGCACGTGTCAGCAGCGAGGCGGGTAGGCATTCCTTGCGCTTCGGGTGTTCTTGCTGCACGGAAGGTGTGCGAAGAGGCGGATGTAGTGCTGGATGCTCTGTTAGGGTATAATCTTCGCGGAGCGCCGAGGCCGCCTTTTGACGCGTTTATCGAGGAAGCGAATCGTGCTCGGAAGCGAGGCGTCCCTGTTGTTGCGTGTGATGTGCCTTCCGGGGTGGATGGTGATAGGGGTCCTGTTTTTTCTCCGTTCGTTACTGCGTCGCACGTTGTGTTTCTGGCTTTGCCTCGCAAGGGGTGTGTGTCGTTGGGTGCGCAGTTGTTCGTAGCGGATATTGGCGTGCCCAAGGCGCTCTATTCCCTCATTGGCGTGGAGGAGAGGAATTACTTTGCGCAAGGAAGCATTCTGCGTATTGAGAATCGTGTTTAG
- the rlmD gene encoding 23S rRNA (uracil(1939)-C(5))-methyltransferase RlmD, with product MTAAIPPCPLFGQCGGCSTQHLPYPTQLANKQATVQALLKRYDLPLSDNPPPIHASTPYAYRNRMDFITTLQGLALRKKGRFDRTVPVATCPIANQHVNALLKEVNEWIKKNNQHIDVFNIKKATGTLRYAVIRASHNAPSSSITFVFNEESTKQAQQRSLIDAFAKTTAANNVLIAQTPPKRDTSTSPHHYAIKGTPHLTELLLGKPFQYHSQSFFQNNTAVTEAMLAHAKQLLSNNRLNNATLLDLYAGVGTFGLSLADEFHTTILVESSPESVACARHNVQALQCKNTHVLEHDCTNLSSLSEATRKLRSDESPLHVITDPPRAGMPDKTWQALLHLQPATITYISCNPSELAKELARIKHAYTLTSIKLFDLFPQTSHVEAIAHLKRQ from the coding sequence ATGACCGCAGCAATCCCCCCCTGCCCCCTCTTTGGACAGTGCGGGGGGTGCTCAACCCAGCACCTCCCCTACCCAACCCAATTGGCAAACAAGCAAGCCACAGTCCAAGCCCTCCTCAAACGCTACGACCTCCCCCTCTCCGACAACCCCCCGCCCATCCATGCAAGCACGCCCTACGCATACCGCAACAGGATGGACTTCATCACCACCCTGCAAGGCCTAGCCCTCCGAAAAAAAGGCAGGTTTGACAGGACCGTCCCCGTAGCGACCTGCCCCATCGCGAACCAGCACGTTAATGCCTTGCTCAAAGAAGTCAACGAATGGATCAAAAAAAACAACCAACACATCGACGTCTTCAACATCAAAAAAGCGACGGGCACCCTACGCTACGCAGTCATACGCGCAAGCCACAACGCCCCATCCAGCAGCATCACCTTCGTCTTTAACGAAGAAAGCACCAAGCAAGCACAGCAACGATCGCTCATTGACGCGTTTGCAAAAACCACAGCAGCAAACAACGTTCTCATCGCTCAAACACCGCCTAAGCGAGACACAAGCACCTCACCACACCACTACGCCATCAAAGGAACACCACACCTTACAGAACTACTCCTTGGCAAACCATTTCAGTACCACTCGCAAAGCTTCTTCCAAAACAACACCGCGGTAACAGAAGCAATGCTCGCCCACGCCAAACAACTCCTCTCAAACAATCGTCTTAACAACGCAACCCTCCTTGACCTCTACGCCGGCGTGGGGACATTCGGCCTCTCCCTCGCAGACGAGTTTCACACCACCATCCTTGTCGAATCAAGCCCTGAAAGCGTTGCGTGCGCAAGGCACAACGTGCAAGCCCTCCAGTGCAAAAACACACACGTCCTCGAACACGACTGCACCAACCTCTCCTCCCTTTCCGAAGCGACGCGCAAGCTGCGTTCCGACGAATCGCCCCTCCACGTCATAACCGATCCGCCTCGTGCAGGCATGCCCGACAAAACATGGCAAGCCCTCCTCCACCTTCAACCCGCAACCATCACGTACATCAGCTGCAACCCTTCCGAGCTCGCAAAAGAACTGGCAAGGATCAAACACGCATACACCCTCACGAGCATCAAGCTCTTCGACCTCTTCCCCCAAACAAGCCACGTCGAAGCCATCGCCCACCTCAAACGACAATAA